The DNA window GTAGAACGTATCCATCAGGATAAGGAATTGGCTTAAAGTCGCTGAGGCTTCTTCGATTTGCTTGCATTAGTTTTTCGATTTCTGTTAACGTCAAATTCTTCAACTGATCCTCAGTGAGCTCCAAATCTGTTGTAAATGATTGTACAAAACATTATCACAATATGAAATATTTAAGGTAAGGGTCAAAATTATAAGTACACTTCCAGTGGTTGAGTGATTATAACTGCAGACTTTGTTATGTTACTGACAGTATAGTATTATTCTTCACCTACTTTTGTTAGACAATAATTCACCATGTAAATGGTAAAACGTAAGAGTGGAAACTATGCAAACAATTAACTGTCTATCCATGCGGGATCCAACAATATCACATGAAATTAGTTTAATTCGTAATTGGGTAAAACCTTTATTGTGTGCCAACTGTCTCTGCTGATGCAGCAGACCATCAGATAGTAGACCCCATGTCTCGTTCCAGACATGAGCAGGCCTATTTACAGCGGAGGACAAAAGCATAACTACAAAAAGTTTGCGGAGGAAATGGCCAGAACCCCATTCACTCACCTCCCGTATTGCCCCAATGTATTCTCGGTCATCTTCTAGGAATCCCATTGCAAAGCATGCGTCCCTAAAAGTATCAAATTGTGTGTCACCAACTTTGCGAATTTCTTCGTAAGTTAGTGGTCCCTTAACCACTGTCATCATCAGTCGCAAGTAAAACAACTCTCTAGTGGTTGGTGGAACCCATATCAAACGACCAATGGTGAACCCCTTTTTCCGCGGTTTCCATGTTCTGCTTTTTTTCTCATAAACAAATCTCTCCACAAATTGACCATATGTAAGTGACCGCGCATCCTCATATTTCTGGTTAGCAACAAACCAAGTAGTGAACATAGACTCCGTTACACTTGCTTTTTCCAACACATTTCCCATTCTCGCGTGATCTGGA is part of the Vicia villosa cultivar HV-30 ecotype Madison, WI linkage group LG2, Vvil1.0, whole genome shotgun sequence genome and encodes:
- the LOC131646397 gene encoding uncharacterized protein LOC131646397, with the protein product MYYHLVDEQAVYYPDHARMGNVLEKASVTESMFTTWFVANQKYEDARSLTYGQFVERFVYEKKSRTWKPRKKGFTIGRLIWVPPTTRELFYLRLMMTVVKGPLTYEEIRKVGDTQFDTFRDACFAMGFLEDDREYIGAIREVSEWGSGHFLRKLFVVMLLSSAVNRPAHVWNETWGLLSDGLLHQQRQLAHNKGFTQLRIKLISCDIVGSRMDRQLIVCIVSTLTFYHLHGELLSNKNLELTEDQLKNLTLTEIEKLMQANRRSLSDFKPIPYPDGYVLQQLGNRLVYDERRYDVPTMRTQFTSLFNALTDEQRSIFDKIMASVDAQKGGVFFLHGYGGTGKTYMWRTLASALRSKHDICLTVATSGIASLLLPGGRTAHSKFKIPVPTMDNSTCKIEYNDDVADLLRQTKLIIWDEAPMAHKHAFEALDRTLKDVMSTYGNSKEIFGGNVVVFGGDFRQILPIVPRESRSDIVHSAILPSALYLVILATNLPLSIG